The following proteins come from a genomic window of Aphelocoma coerulescens isolate FSJ_1873_10779 chromosome 29, UR_Acoe_1.0, whole genome shotgun sequence:
- the LOC138100074 gene encoding serine/threonine-protein kinase pim-1-like — protein sequence MPGGAMPPARPRPRAGLRPPRPRASRRGLASARLLPYWRWRRWAGISACLLGSTVSLWLRLARPRLARPRLARPRPRPRPRPRPRPPLLPGPAEETDGAAAPAASAASSPVRALPLGSAAPAPEPPVSPSKEAASGDTRPGAVEERPAAVPGPGPSADSRVSPAGNALQGLRERYLEGSLLGRGGFGSVFAATRLSDGAPVAIKWVPRTRIRHWGELPNGTSAPLEVVLLDKVSTGFPGVVQLLEWLELPSNVVLVMERPEQSQDLLRFIRARGFLCEEVARELFRQVLEAVRHCTSCGVLHRDLKPENILVDLATGQAKLIDFGCGTYLQDTAYTSFAGTPSYSPPEWTHFGWYYGEAATVWSLGIVLHQMVCGRHPFPKGRNISWGQLSLPERLSQDCKELIRWCLSLHSLDRPSLEDLSCDPWLQDIHHP from the exons atgccaggcggggccatgcccccggcccgcccccggccccgggcggggctgcgccctccccgcccccgggcgtcccgccgcggtctcgcctccgcccggctcttgCCCTACTGGCGGTGGCGccgctgggcgggcatcagtgcctgcctcTTGGGCAGCACTGTTAGcctctggctccggctggcccggccccggctggcccggccccggctggcccggcccaggccccggccccggccccggccccggccccggcccccgctCCTCCCGGGACCCGCCGAGGAGACagacggcgcggccgctcccgccgcgtccGCGGCGTCTTCCCCGGTCCGAGCTCTTCCGCTCGGCagcgcggcccccgcccccgagccgccggtgtccCCTTCGAAAGAGGCAGCATCTGGGGatacccggcccggggcggttgaggagCGCCCGGcggccgttcctggccccgggccgagcgctgacagcCGCGTCTCGCCGGCAGGGAATGCGCTGCAGGGCCTAAGGGAGCGCTACCTGGAGGgctcgctgctggggcgcggcggcttcggcagcgtcttcgcggccacgcggctctcggacggcgccccg gtggccatcaaatggGTGCCACGGACCCGCATCcgtcattggggcgagctg cccaacGGCACCAGCGCACCACTCGaggtcgtgctgctggacaaggtgtccaccGGCTTCCCTGGTGTGGTGCAGCTCCTCGAGTGGCTCGAGCTCCCCAGCAACGtggtgctggtgatggagcGGCCGGAGCAGTCTCAGGACCTGCTTCGTTTCATTCGAGcgcggggcttcctgtgcgaggaggtggcacgggagctgttccgccaggtcctggaggccgtgcggcactgcaccagctgcggagTCCTTCACAGGGACCTGAAaccagagaacatcctggttgacctggccacGGGCCAGGCCAAATTGATTGACTTTGGCtgcggcacctacctgcaagacacagcctacaccagctttgcag GAACACCATcatacagccccccggaatggacccattttggctggtactacggcgaggcagctaccgtctggtccctgggcatcgtgctgcaccagatggtctgcgggcgGCACCCGTTCCCGAAGGGCCGGAACATCAGCTGGGGCCAGCTGTCGCTCCCAGAACGGCTCTCTCAAG ACTGCAAGGAACTGATCAGATGGTGTCTGTCCCTGCACTCCTTGGacaggccctcattagaagacctgtcgtGTGATCCTTGGCTGCAGGATATTCATCATCCAtag